CGTGGATATTTTACGTGAACGGAATGATGAGCTGGCGCTGATTGAAACTCATGATACGGGCAAACCACTGTCAGAAACGCGTCACGTTGATATTGTGACCGGAGCGGACGTGCTGGAGTACTACGCCGGATTAATCCCCATGTTGGAAGGCCAGCAAATTCCGCTGCGTGAAAGCACGTTTATTTATACCCGACGCGAGCCTTTAGGCGTAGTTGCCGGCATTGGCGCCTGGAACTATCCCATCCAAATTGCATTGTGGAAATCGGCGCCGGCGCTGGCCGCAGGCAATGCCATGATATTCAAACCGAGCGAAGTCACATCGCTGACCGCGTTAAAGCTGGCGGAAATCTATACGCAGGCAGGGCTGCCGGATGGTGTTTTCAATGTATTGACGGGGACGGGAAAATCCGTCGGTCAGGCGCTGACGGCACATCCGGGCATTGCCAAAGTTTCTTTTACCGGCGGCGTCGCCAGCGGGAAAAAGGTCATGGCTGATGCGGCAGGTTCGACATTAAAAGAGGTGACGATGGAATTGGGTGGTAAATCGCCGCTGATTATTTTCAACGACGCCGACCTGGATAAAGCGGCCGATATCGCCATGATGGCGAATTTTTTCAGTTCAGGTCAGGTGTGCACCAATGGGACGCGGGTTTTTATTCCCGGTGCCTTAAAAGCCAGTTTCGAACAAAAAATCCTGGCGCGCGTGCAGCGTATTCGCGTTGGCGATCCGACGGATGCGACCGTGAATTTTGGGCCGCTGGTCAGCTTCGCGCACTTGGAATCGGTTCTGCGTAATATAGAAGCAGGCCAACGTGAAGGTGCGAAACTGTTGGCGGGAGGACGCCGTCTGACGGATTCGCCTTATGCTCAGGGAGCCTATGTCGCTCCGACGGTCTTTACCGATTGTCAGGATGACATGCGGATTGTCCGGGAGGAAATTTTCGGGCCAGTCATGAGTATTTTAAGTTATGACAGCGAGGAGGCGGTGATCCGTCGGGCCAATGAATCCGAATACGGTTTGGCTGCGGGGATAGTTACGCGCGACCTGAATCGCGCTCATCGGGTCATCCATCAGTTGCAAGCCGGCATCTGTTGGATTAACACGTGGGGCGAGTCGCCGGCTGCAATGCCTGTGGGCGGCTACAAACACTCTGGTGTCGGGCGTGAAAACGGCGTCACGACGTTGGAACACTATACGCAAATCAAATCAATACAGGTTGAGCTGGGTGAATTCAGCTCGGTTTTTTAAACGCAGCAGGAGAAAGCCGATGAAATATGATTACATCATTATCGGGGCGGGATCGGCGGGTAACGTGCTGGCAACCCGTTTAACGGAAGATCGCGATGTCACTGTGCTATTGCTTGAAGCTGGCGGGCCGGATTATCGGCTGGATTTTCGCACACAGATGCCTGCTGCGTTGGCTTATCCGTTACAGGGGCGCCGCTATAACTGGGCCTATGAAACCGATCCTGAGCCTTATATGAATAATCGTCGTATGGAGTGCGGCCGCGGAAAAGGGTTGGGCGGTTCATCGCTGATTAACGGCATGTGTTATATCCGTGGAAACGCGATGGATTTTGACAACTGGGCGACGATGCCCGGTTTGGAAGACTGGCGCTATCTGGATTGTCTGCCTTATTTTCGTAAAGCGGAAACCCGGGATACGGGGCCTAACGATTATCATGGCGGGGACGGACCGGTTTGTGTCACGACGCCAAAGGCCGGTAATAACGAACTGTTTCACGCGATGGTTGAAGCGGGGGTGCAGGCGGGTTATCCCAAAACTGACGATCTCAATGGTTATCAACAGGAAGGGTTTGGACCCATGGATCGTACCGTGACGCCGAAAGGACGTCGCGCGAGTACCGCCAGGGGCTATCTCGATCAAGCGCGTGGGCGTAGGAATTTGACCATCGTCACACAGGCGTTAACCGATACTATTATCTTTGAAGGTAAACGTGCTGTTGGTGTGAATTACGTTAAAGCTAATGGTAGCGATCTTCAGACTGCAAGCGCGCGTCGCGAAGTGTTGCTGTGTGCCGGGGCCATTGCGTCGCCGCAGATTCTGCAACGTTCGGGGGTTGGGCCTGCGGACTGGCTTAATCGTCTTAACATTCCTGTGGTGCATGATTTACCCGGCGTTGGCGAAAATTTGCAAGATCATCTGGAGATGTATCTGCAATATGCCTGCAAAGAACCGGTATCGCTCTATCCCGCGCTTCGGTGGTTTAATCAACCGCAAATCGGTGCTGAGTGGTTGTTCAAGGGAACGGGGATTGGGGCCAGTAATCAGTTTGAAGCCGGTGGTTTTATCCGCAGCAGCGAAGAGTTCGCCTGGCCGAACATTCAGTATCATTTTCTACCGGTCGCCATTAATTACAACGGCAGCAACGCGGTGAAAGAGCACGGCTTTCAGGCGCATGTCGGATCGATGCGTTCGCCAAGCCGCGGACGCGTTAGGGTGAAATCGAGGGACGCAAGCGAGCATCCGAGCATTCTATTCAATTACATGTCGACCGAGCAGGACTGGCGTGAGTTCCGGGATGCAATTCGGATTACGCGCGAAATCATGTCACAACCCGCATTGGACAAATACCGGGGCCGTGAAATCAGCCCCGGCGCCGATGTTCAAACGGATGAGGAACTTGATGCGTTCATCCGTGCTCATGCCGAAACGGCATTCCATCCATCCTGTTCGTGCAAAATGGGTGAAGATGAGATGGCGGTGGTCGATGGTCAGGGGCGTGTTCATGGTATGGAAGCGTTAAGGGTGGTCGACGCCTCCATCATGCCGCAAATCATCACCGGCAATCTGAATGCAACAACGATCATGATGGCGGAAAAAATTGCTGACCGTATCCGTGGCCGTCAGCCTTTACCGAGCAGTCAGGCTTCTTACTATGTTGCGGGATCGGCGCCGGCAAAGCGCATTTAATATCGCCGCGTCACCCATGTTGCGAATGCGGTTATACTTTTCATTGATATACACAACCTGACAAAAAAATGTCCTCAGGCTATTACTATGAAGGAACACATAAGTTGATGACATTATTTCCTCGAGGTAGAAAAATGAATAACTGGATGCAACAGATTCAAGGTCTATTGAACTCCGGTAGTAAGCAGGGCAGCCAACGTCAAGGCGGCAGTAAGGGTAATAATCTGGGCGATATGCTCAAACCTGCGGCGTTTGGTGGTCTGGCTGGCGTATTGATGTCGAATAAATCAGCCAGAAAACTGATGGGATCGTTGGGTAAAAACGCGCTGATTATTGGCGGCAGCGCCGCGGTCGGCGTTGTTTTATGGAATCAGTATAAGAAGCGCGTTCGTGACACCCATCAGGATGATCCACAATTCGGCGTTCAGTCATCATCTGATAATGCGCGTACACGCCGTTTGGTTCAGGCGTTAGTCTTTGCCGCCAAGAGTGATGGGCATATTGACGAGGCAGAGAAACAACGCATTGATGAAAATATTCAGCAACTGCAATTGGGCAGCGAGGCTCAGCAGTGGGTACAGGACGCTATCGCCAAGCCCCTGGATCCCGAGCTGTTAGCCAAAGACGTCAAGAATGAGGAAGAGGCGCTGGAGGTGTATTTCCTGAGCTGTGCGGTGATCGATATCGATCATTTTATGGAGAAAAGCTATCTGGATGCGCTGGCGACGTCACTAAAGATCCCTCAGGATGTGCGCGAGTCAATTGCAAATGAGATAAACAACCAGAAATAAGCCGATATTCCACAAAATGTACAAAGGGGCAGCGGGTGAAACATTCATGGTTTCGCCCGCTATTGCGATTTAGAAGGCGCTTGTATCTTTGAATAATCCAACTTTGAGCTCATTCGCAGTATAGATGAGCTGATCGTCTACAAACACTTCACCATCAGCAATACCCATCACCAAACGACGATTGATGACGCGCTTGAAATGGATACGGTAGGTCACTTTTTTCGCTGTCGGCAAGACTTGTCCGGTAAATTTCACTTCACCCACACCCAGTGCGCGTCCTTTACCCTCGCCACCCAGCCAGCCTAAATAGAAGCCAACCAACTGCCACATGGCATCCAGGCCCAGGCAGCCGGGCATCACGGGATCGCCGATGAAATGGCAGCCAAAGAACCACAGGTCAGGGGTGATATCCAGTTCTGCTTCCACATATCCTTTACCATGATGGCCGCCATCTTCGGTCATTTTTATGACCCGATCCATCATCAGCATGTCAGGGGCTGGCAACTGTGGTCCTTGCGGGCCAAACAGTTCGCCACGGCTGGAGGCAAGAAGGTCTTCTTTCGTATAGGATTCGCGTTTATCTACCATGTTCTTTGTAAGCCTTGTTTTAATGAAGCACGCAGGTTAGCGTACAGCTGTACGCCGGGCAAGTCTGTAACGTCTGGTTAAACCAGTTTCAACGAAAAAACCAGGGGAAACGTCGCCGTTCCTGCGGATTTAATTGACTGATTCGCTCCCGAATGGCTGACAGTAAACTTGGTTGATGTTCGTCATCGTAAACAACATTTGTCAGTAAGGATATCGCTTCTGGCGCCGTTTCCACCGGGAAAAGATGGAATTGCCCTTCGCGAACGGCGTCAACAACATCTTTGTGCAAACATAAATGGCGCAGGTTCGCAACCGGCAGTATCACACCTTGCTGCCCAGTCAGTCCACGACGTTGACAGACTTCAAAGAAACCTTCTATTTTCTCGTTTACACCGCCGATGGGCTGTACGTGACCGAACTGATCAACCGAACCAGTCACGGCAATCTGCTGGTTGATCGGTTGTTGGGAGAGTGCGCTGACAAAAGCGCAGAGCTCGGCGAGTGAGGCGCTATCACCATCAACTTCTCCATAGGATTGCTCAAAAACGATGGACGCAGAGAAAGGAAGCTGTTGATCAAGTTCAAGCTCAGAAATGAGAAATGCCTGCATAATCATCATGCCTTTAGCATGCAGATTGCCGCCAAGTTCTACTTTACGCTCAACGTCGGTGAACTCGCCGTCGCCAGGATGAACCACACAACTAATGCGCGTTGGTTCACCGAACATAATCGGATAACCCGGATATTCTAAAACGGAAAGACCGTTGACCTGTCCTATCACATGGCCTTCGGTTTCGATCAGAATTTGGCCCAGTTCAATTTCATCCTGCATGCGTTCATGAAGATAACTTTCACGCCAGCGACGGGCTGCTATTGCGTCAATCAGCGTCTGAGCGCTGATTTCCTGATTTTGAGCGTAGAGCGCGACATATTTCAACTGATGTGTCAGCCAAACAGGACACAGCGGCAGGCTGCTTTGATCGCCACTATTACGTACGGACAGGTTGACGAATTCAGGCCATGCATCGGCAGCCAGCAGGGGTAACTGATTGTCCAGACACAGTGAGTTGATGTAAGCGCACCAACGCGCCATATCCTCGATATCAATAAGCTGTAACTGTGCCTCGAACTCGCCGTAAACCGACAGGCTGCCCAACTCTGGTTCTATGTCGTGAATATCACCTAAACTTTCGCGATCGCCAAGAATAATCAATCGTATATTCAGTGGCATAGGAGGAATGTCAACCAGCAAGGGCTTGCGTTCATCCGGCGATTGCCAGCGGTATACCCCTTCGGTAATCATCTGTTTCAGACGTAGCCACATTAATGGCTGAGCCAGCAATGCTCTGGCAGAAAGGATGAGCGTACCGCCGTTGACCTGATGAATCAGCCCAGGGTTAAGCGTGATTTCATCCTGAAAAAACCTGACGCAACCAAATAATTGCTCTGGCTCAACCCATTCCTGATAACAGCAAGCGTGCTGCGCGGCGAAGTTGTCATGAGGTTGTGTCGCGGGCGCAACACGAACCTGGCGGCCTTCCACCTCATATCGGCTACCCAATAAGGGGCGGCTTTCGGGCCTGATGGTATTTACCACTTTGGCTACCAGTGCCATATATTCGCTATTCTCCTGCGCTTTCAGCAGCATGAAACGCGAAGGTGCACGAGGGTGGCAAAAAAGCGTCAAACTGTCAGCCAGACGGGATTGGATGGCAGAAAATTCAGCAGGGGCAAGCTGTGCCGCCTGAGTGAATAATGTTTGATAAGGCGTATGATTGGGCAGTAGATGCTGCCATGCAAGTCGGTTACTGGTCAAAGTATCAAATGTAGTCGTCTAAAGGAAAAGCGTGATTATACAAGAATAATGCAGGCTGCACAGAAAGAGAGTCATTCGGTACAAAAGCGTTTCCTGAATATGCTCAGAATGTATAAAAAATAGCCTTAAAAATGTGTAGGAGAAGGTTAAAAAGGCCAAAAAACTGTTATTCTAAGTATAACGTTACACGGTCACTGAAGAATTCAATATGAAATATCAACAATTAGAAAACCTTGAGTGTGGGTGGAAATGGAAATATCTGGTGAAAAAACACCGTGAAGGTGAGGATATCACCCGCTTTCTGGAGAAAAGCGCGGCTGAGGAAGCAATAACTCTGCTGCTGAAAATGGAAAACCAACCAGTCAAAGTGCTGGAGTGGATTGAGCAGTGTATGAGTCCTGCATTAGAAAACCGCATGAAGCAAACGATTCGAGCGAGGCGGAAACGCCATTTTAATGCCGAGCATCAGCATACACGCAAGAAGTCGATAGACCTGGAATATCTGGTTTGGCAGCGCTTGGCGGGGCTGGCGCAGCGGCGTGGGAATACGTTATCGGAAACAATTGTGCAACTGATAGAAGACGCCGAACATAAGGAAAGATATGCCAACCAGATGTCGTCGTTGAAGCAGGATCTTGAAGCCATTTTGAATAAAGACAACCGTTAGGTTTTATTACCTGGTCTGGAAAGAAAAAACCTCGCCGAAGCGAGGTCTTTTCGTTGATAACTTAAGCTTGTGGCTGAGTTACAACATCTTTGATGCCTTTAACTTCGATCTCTACACGACGATCCGGTGCCAGGCACTCGATCAGCGCAGCACGCCCTTTCACGTTGTCACAGGTTGAACCGGTAACAGGGTTGGATTCGCCTTGACCATTAGCAGTGATTTTGTTTGCCGGGATACCTTTAGCTATCAGGTAATCCACAACGGTTTGAGCACGTTTTTCAGACAGCCCCTGGTTGTATTTCTCTGAACCTAAACGGTCAGTGTAGCCCAGAACAATAACGGAACCGTCTTTCGGATCCATCGAGCTCAACTGAGAGTAAAGTTGATCCAGCGATTGTTGGCCTTCTGGTTTCAACGTTGCTTTGTTGAAGTTGAACAGAACGTCAGACTTCAGGGTGAAACGCTTGGTTTCAACAACTGGAGCCGGAGCCGGAGTAACAGCAGGCGCTACGTAGTCATCTTGTCCGAAACGGTAAGAAACACCTGCGCTCATAAACATGTTATCAGGACGTGCACCTACTGTGCCCGCGTCACCGATGTTGCTAATCCATTGATAATCTACGCGAACTGCCCAGTTTTTATCAAAGGCGTATTCAATACCCAGAGCGGCCAGCGGAGAGACACCGGTGTCATCGTTGTTACGATCGACGCCACTTTGCGCCGCATGGCTGTCAGCACGCCATACGATACCACCCAGACGGGTATAGATATCGAGATCGGTGTATACGGGATAGCTTAATTTAGCAGCCAACTGAACACCTTGAGCTTTAAAGCTTGCACTGTCAGTGTTTGAAGTTGAAGAACCCGCATACTTCAAGCGGCCCAGCCAATCGTAGCCCAATTCAAAACCCAGATAAGGGTTAGCTTGATAACCCAGGAAAGCACCTGCGCCTAATTTGCTTATGTTAGGGTTGTTGTTGATACCTTCATAACCGTTTCCATAGAAACCAGTATCATGAAATTGAGAAACACCCAGTTTACCACCCACATACCAGGTGTCATCTTTCGGTGCGGCTTGAGCTACGGTAGCGAAGCCAGCCAGTGCCACTGCAATTGCTATAGCTGTTTTTTTCATTTTGTACGCCTCATTTATCATCCAAATCAGCCATTAACTCGGTAAGCTAACAGACCTTTGGTTAAAATCTTTTAGTCGGAGACTTTGCCCTTATTTATGACTATGACTCACTGCCAGTCAACTGGCGTTATAAAAGAGCAACTCCAGCGAGATAAAGTCTACAACGTGATGAGAAAGTTACAAGTATGATGTGATTCGTAGCATGAAAAAACTAACAATTCCTACACACTTGCTAACAAATAGTAGATGATTTTGACAGATAGTATGGAATTTTTATGGCTTAACACTTATCTAAAGGCCCTTAAAATACGGCCCTGCTGGGAAATGTTCCAATTTTTTCCCAAAATGGCTGAGAAAATTCTTAATTTACTTAATGATACAATGTTGAGTGAATTTTTAGGCTCGGAAAGAGTCTATGCGAGCCGTTATGGGAGCTTTCCGGGCGCATGATAAAGCCGAATGTATTCCCCGCTTGCGCCGCCTGTCGCAATCTGACCCTTTCTTCTTCTGTCAGATCCTGTGCCAACCAGCATAGTACGACGCTATAATTTCCGGTTAATAATGCTTTTTCCATCGCATCTACCGTCAGCTTAGGACTGATATGATGCAACTGAACTATTTTATCCAGCGGCAACCCTGATTGTTGTAACCAGGGACGGCTCAGTTTTTGCTGGGGTGATAGCCAAAGCAACCAGCGTGACTGTGTGCCTAACTGGTGCAGAAAAGGCAATAACAAATGCGTGACATTAGGCTGATCGGCGTTGTAAACGATTTCGCTGATAATTCCCCCACAACATGCGGAAGCACCAGCAGGGAGTGAGTTATTTGAAAATGTTGATTGCTGCGCGTTGTAGGCGCTGAGTGGTTGAGTACGCATAATGACTCCTCCCCATAGTATTACTGTATGTCTATACAGTATCTTTTGCGTGTGTGAAAATCAACCTGATTTTTTCAAAGCGCCTCGCATATTCCACATGCAACATCCAGCAAGCTCATTTTGTGTTTGAAGCCGTGTGCGCCCTGTGATTAATTACTTGTTCCTGTTATTGATCTTCCTACTTTTAACAGGAACAGATTATTTCAATACTAAGGGTTACAGTAATGAAACATTTATGCGAAAAAAGGATTTTGCAATCTAAGCGTTATTTTGCATCTTTGGGAGACATCACTTCCCGTTCTCAGTTTGGTGGCTACAGCATCGCAGCA
This is a stretch of genomic DNA from Brenneria rubrifaciens. It encodes these proteins:
- a CDS encoding tellurite resistance TerB family protein, with protein sequence MNNWMQQIQGLLNSGSKQGSQRQGGSKGNNLGDMLKPAAFGGLAGVLMSNKSARKLMGSLGKNALIIGGSAAVGVVLWNQYKKRVRDTHQDDPQFGVQSSSDNARTRRLVQALVFAAKSDGHIDEAEKQRIDENIQQLQLGSEAQQWVQDAIAKPLDPELLAKDVKNEEEALEVYFLSCAVIDIDHFMEKSYLDALATSLKIPQDVRESIANEINNQK
- the fabA gene encoding bifunctional 3-hydroxydecanoyl-ACP dehydratase/trans-2-decenoyl-ACP isomerase gives rise to the protein MVDKRESYTKEDLLASSRGELFGPQGPQLPAPDMLMMDRVIKMTEDGGHHGKGYVEAELDITPDLWFFGCHFIGDPVMPGCLGLDAMWQLVGFYLGWLGGEGKGRALGVGEVKFTGQVLPTAKKVTYRIHFKRVINRRLVMGIADGEVFVDDQLIYTANELKVGLFKDTSAF
- the sulA gene encoding SOS-induced cell division inhibitor SulA; translated protein: MRTQPLSAYNAQQSTFSNNSLPAGASACCGGIISEIVYNADQPNVTHLLLPFLHQLGTQSRWLLWLSPQQKLSRPWLQQSGLPLDKIVQLHHISPKLTVDAMEKALLTGNYSVVLCWLAQDLTEEERVRLRQAAQAGNTFGFIMRPESSHNGSHRLFPSLKIHSTLYH
- the ompA gene encoding porin OmpA — its product is MKKTAIAIAVALAGFATVAQAAPKDDTWYVGGKLGVSQFHDTGFYGNGYEGINNNPNISKLGAGAFLGYQANPYLGFELGYDWLGRLKYAGSSTSNTDSASFKAQGVQLAAKLSYPVYTDLDIYTRLGGIVWRADSHAAQSGVDRNNDDTGVSPLAALGIEYAFDKNWAVRVDYQWISNIGDAGTVGARPDNMFMSAGVSYRFGQDDYVAPAVTPAPAPVVETKRFTLKSDVLFNFNKATLKPEGQQSLDQLYSQLSSMDPKDGSVIVLGYTDRLGSEKYNQGLSEKRAQTVVDYLIAKGIPANKITANGQGESNPVTGSTCDNVKGRAALIECLAPDRRVEIEVKGIKDVVTQPQA
- the betB gene encoding betaine-aldehyde dehydrogenase — translated: MSRYGLQRLYINGAYVDSTGNDTFDAINPANGEVIAQIQAATNADVDNAVAAAAVGQKVWAAMTAMARSRILRRAVDILRERNDELALIETHDTGKPLSETRHVDIVTGADVLEYYAGLIPMLEGQQIPLRESTFIYTRREPLGVVAGIGAWNYPIQIALWKSAPALAAGNAMIFKPSEVTSLTALKLAEIYTQAGLPDGVFNVLTGTGKSVGQALTAHPGIAKVSFTGGVASGKKVMADAAGSTLKEVTMELGGKSPLIIFNDADLDKAADIAMMANFFSSGQVCTNGTRVFIPGALKASFEQKILARVQRIRVGDPTDATVNFGPLVSFAHLESVLRNIEAGQREGAKLLAGGRRLTDSPYAQGAYVAPTVFTDCQDDMRIVREEIFGPVMSILSYDSEEAVIRRANESEYGLAAGIVTRDLNRAHRVIHQLQAGICWINTWGESPAAMPVGGYKHSGVGRENGVTTLEHYTQIKSIQVELGEFSSVF
- the matP gene encoding macrodomain Ter protein MatP; protein product: MKYQQLENLECGWKWKYLVKKHREGEDITRFLEKSAAEEAITLLLKMENQPVKVLEWIEQCMSPALENRMKQTIRARRKRHFNAEHQHTRKKSIDLEYLVWQRLAGLAQRRGNTLSETIVQLIEDAEHKERYANQMSSLKQDLEAILNKDNR
- the betA gene encoding choline dehydrogenase, whose protein sequence is MKYDYIIIGAGSAGNVLATRLTEDRDVTVLLLEAGGPDYRLDFRTQMPAALAYPLQGRRYNWAYETDPEPYMNNRRMECGRGKGLGGSSLINGMCYIRGNAMDFDNWATMPGLEDWRYLDCLPYFRKAETRDTGPNDYHGGDGPVCVTTPKAGNNELFHAMVEAGVQAGYPKTDDLNGYQQEGFGPMDRTVTPKGRRASTARGYLDQARGRRNLTIVTQALTDTIIFEGKRAVGVNYVKANGSDLQTASARREVLLCAGAIASPQILQRSGVGPADWLNRLNIPVVHDLPGVGENLQDHLEMYLQYACKEPVSLYPALRWFNQPQIGAEWLFKGTGIGASNQFEAGGFIRSSEEFAWPNIQYHFLPVAINYNGSNAVKEHGFQAHVGSMRSPSRGRVRVKSRDASEHPSILFNYMSTEQDWREFRDAIRITREIMSQPALDKYRGREISPGADVQTDEELDAFIRAHAETAFHPSCSCKMGEDEMAVVDGQGRVHGMEALRVVDASIMPQIITGNLNATTIMMAEKIADRIRGRQPLPSSQASYYVAGSAPAKRI
- a CDS encoding AAA family ATPase, giving the protein MTSNRLAWQHLLPNHTPYQTLFTQAAQLAPAEFSAIQSRLADSLTLFCHPRAPSRFMLLKAQENSEYMALVAKVVNTIRPESRPLLGSRYEVEGRQVRVAPATQPHDNFAAQHACCYQEWVEPEQLFGCVRFFQDEITLNPGLIHQVNGGTLILSARALLAQPLMWLRLKQMITEGVYRWQSPDERKPLLVDIPPMPLNIRLIILGDRESLGDIHDIEPELGSLSVYGEFEAQLQLIDIEDMARWCAYINSLCLDNQLPLLAADAWPEFVNLSVRNSGDQSSLPLCPVWLTHQLKYVALYAQNQEISAQTLIDAIAARRWRESYLHERMQDEIELGQILIETEGHVIGQVNGLSVLEYPGYPIMFGEPTRISCVVHPGDGEFTDVERKVELGGNLHAKGMMIMQAFLISELELDQQLPFSASIVFEQSYGEVDGDSASLAELCAFVSALSQQPINQQIAVTGSVDQFGHVQPIGGVNEKIEGFFEVCQRRGLTGQQGVILPVANLRHLCLHKDVVDAVREGQFHLFPVETAPEAISLLTNVVYDDEHQPSLLSAIRERISQLNPQERRRFPWFFR